The following coding sequences lie in one Flagellimonas eckloniae genomic window:
- a CDS encoding 3-hydroxyacyl-CoA dehydrogenase family protein — MKTIAVIGAGTMGNGIAHVFAQNGFQVHLVDIAQASLDKGLATITKNLDRMLSKAVITEKAKENTLNNIATFTSLKAGVANTDLVVEAATENLDIKLQIFKDLDGICDTKTILATNTSSISITQIAAVTSRPEKVIGMHFMNPVPIMKLVEIIRGYSTSDEVTKTVMDLSSKLGKTPTEVNDYPGFVANRILMPMINEAIETLYNGVAGVQEIDTVMKLGMAHPMGPLQLADFIGLDVCLSILNVMYDGFKNPKYAPCPLLVNMVMAGKLGVKSSEGFYDYAESRKAEKVSSQFN, encoded by the coding sequence ATGAAAACAATAGCAGTAATTGGCGCAGGTACCATGGGCAATGGAATAGCTCACGTTTTCGCACAAAATGGATTTCAAGTCCATCTTGTTGACATTGCACAGGCTTCTTTGGATAAAGGTTTGGCAACAATCACCAAAAATTTGGACCGTATGCTTTCAAAAGCGGTCATTACGGAAAAAGCCAAGGAGAATACTCTCAATAACATAGCAACATTTACCAGTTTAAAAGCAGGAGTTGCCAATACGGATTTGGTAGTTGAGGCAGCAACCGAAAATCTTGACATCAAACTACAGATTTTTAAGGATTTAGATGGGATTTGTGACACTAAAACCATTTTAGCCACAAACACTTCTTCCATATCAATAACTCAAATTGCCGCGGTCACAAGTCGTCCAGAAAAGGTAATAGGCATGCATTTTATGAATCCAGTGCCAATTATGAAACTGGTAGAGATTATAAGGGGGTACAGCACTTCGGATGAGGTGACCAAAACGGTTATGGACTTGTCCTCCAAATTGGGCAAAACCCCAACCGAAGTAAATGATTACCCTGGATTTGTGGCCAACCGCATCTTAATGCCCATGATCAATGAGGCAATTGAAACCTTATACAATGGAGTGGCTGGTGTTCAAGAGATAGATACCGTCATGAAATTGGGAATGGCGCACCCAATGGGACCTTTACAACTTGCAGATTTTATTGGATTGGATGTCTGTCTGTCCATCTTGAATGTAATGTACGATGGGTTCAAGAATCCAAAATATGCTCCCTGCCCCCTATTGGTGAATATGGTTATGGCTGGAAAACTGGGTGTGAAGTCCAGTGAGGGGTTTTATGATTATGCCGAATCCAGAAAAGCGGAAAAAGTATCATCTCAATTTAATTAA
- a CDS encoding Gfo/Idh/MocA family protein: protein MLKVGVLGAGHLGKIHLRLLNDSDNYDLVGFYDPDEINAKKVVDEFGYSYFENINTLIDAVDVVDIVTPTLSHFDCAKKAITKGKHIFIEKPITNTHQEAKELLKLAEQFKVKGQVGHVERFNPAFLAVRDTIENPMFIETHRLAEFNPRGTDVPVVLDLMIHDIDVILSVVKSEVKQINASGVSVVSKSPDIANARIEFENGCVANLTSSRISLKNMRKSRFFQQDAYISVDFLEKKVEVVKMKDAPEKPGDFDMILQNAEGDKKQIYFENPDIETNNAILEELETFANAINTHTDPVVTLKQGTQALRVALQIIESFKQ, encoded by the coding sequence ATGTTAAAAGTTGGTGTTCTTGGTGCAGGACATTTAGGTAAAATTCACCTTAGGCTCTTGAATGATTCTGACAACTATGACCTAGTTGGTTTTTATGATCCCGATGAAATCAACGCAAAAAAAGTAGTGGATGAATTTGGGTATTCGTACTTCGAGAATATCAATACCCTTATTGATGCGGTCGATGTTGTTGATATTGTTACCCCCACTTTATCCCATTTTGACTGTGCCAAAAAAGCGATTACAAAAGGGAAACATATTTTTATTGAAAAGCCCATCACCAATACTCATCAGGAAGCTAAAGAACTATTAAAGTTGGCTGAACAATTTAAAGTAAAAGGTCAAGTTGGACATGTGGAACGTTTTAATCCAGCGTTTTTAGCGGTGAGGGACACTATTGAAAACCCAATGTTCATTGAAACCCATCGTTTGGCAGAATTTAATCCCAGGGGAACCGACGTTCCTGTAGTTTTGGATTTAATGATTCATGATATTGATGTGATTTTGAGCGTTGTAAAATCAGAAGTGAAACAAATAAATGCCAGTGGGGTATCTGTAGTAAGCAAATCCCCAGATATTGCGAATGCCAGAATTGAATTTGAAAATGGCTGTGTTGCCAATTTAACCTCGAGCAGGATATCATTAAAAAACATGCGTAAATCCAGATTCTTTCAACAGGATGCTTATATCTCAGTTGACTTTTTGGAAAAGAAAGTCGAAGTCGTAAAAATGAAGGATGCTCCGGAAAAACCTGGAGATTTTGATATGATTTTACAAAATGCCGAAGGTGATAAAAAACAAATCTATTTTGAAAATCCGGATATTGAAACCAACAATGCCATTTTGGAGGAGCTTGAAACCTTCGCAAATGCCATAAACACCCATACTGATCCTGTAGTAACCTTAAAACAAGGAACACAAGCATTACGCGTTGCCCTTCAAATTATAGAATCATTTAAACAATAA
- a CDS encoding DUF1015 domain-containing protein has translation MALIKPFKAIRPTKDKAPYVASRSYEEYSKDELKSVLKYNPFSFLHIINPGFKFDKNITGKERFKLVHNRYLEFLEDAIFTKDNQPCFYLYQITKRDFKTLGFFCACSVLDYQNDIIKKHENTIHRREELFASYLNTVGFNAEPVLMTYSDNESIKALLQNEAAKEPHYNFTTTDKINHKLWKIEEKDTIAKLENAFGKIDALYIADGHHRSASSNLLAEKMKAANTSHTGNEAYNFFMTYLIPESEIRIYEFNRMVMDLNGYSKEEFLIQLDTHFRIEKKDDGLYKPTQKHHFSMYLDGEFYSLYLRKTVYEFTDALSELDTQILYKTILEPILGIHDLRNDKRISYGYGKYNLLKMKDSIDRGEFAVGFSLVPININEIKSIADAGLVMPPKSTYIEPKLRSGLAIYEL, from the coding sequence ATGGCCCTAATAAAACCGTTCAAGGCCATTCGCCCAACTAAGGACAAGGCGCCTTATGTTGCTTCAAGGTCCTATGAAGAATATTCCAAGGATGAGCTTAAATCTGTTTTAAAATACAATCCATTTTCGTTCTTGCACATTATCAACCCTGGTTTTAAGTTTGATAAAAACATCACGGGAAAAGAACGATTTAAACTTGTTCATAACCGCTATCTGGAGTTTTTAGAGGATGCCATTTTCACAAAAGACAATCAACCCTGTTTCTATTTATACCAAATAACAAAACGCGATTTCAAAACTTTAGGTTTTTTCTGTGCGTGTAGTGTATTGGACTATCAGAATGACATCATTAAAAAGCATGAGAATACCATACATAGGAGAGAAGAGCTATTTGCCAGCTACTTAAATACCGTGGGTTTCAATGCCGAGCCCGTGCTTATGACCTATTCAGATAATGAATCCATAAAAGCATTACTACAAAATGAAGCTGCAAAAGAACCGCATTATAACTTTACAACTACGGACAAAATAAATCATAAGCTCTGGAAAATAGAAGAAAAGGACACCATTGCTAAACTTGAAAATGCGTTTGGTAAAATCGATGCGCTTTATATTGCCGATGGTCATCATCGTAGTGCTTCATCAAATCTTTTGGCAGAAAAAATGAAAGCTGCCAATACCTCACATACTGGTAATGAAGCCTATAATTTTTTTATGACCTATCTAATTCCTGAATCAGAAATTAGAATATATGAATTTAATAGGATGGTCATGGATTTGAACGGCTACTCAAAAGAGGAATTCTTAATTCAACTGGACACCCATTTCAGAATCGAAAAAAAAGATGATGGATTGTACAAACCTACACAAAAACATCATTTTAGCATGTATTTGGATGGTGAGTTTTATTCACTTTACCTTAGAAAAACGGTGTATGAATTTACGGATGCTTTAAGTGAATTGGATACCCAAATACTTTATAAAACCATACTAGAGCCCATCCTAGGAATTCATGATTTAAGAAACGATAAGCGCATTTCTTATGGGTATGGGAAATACAATCTCCTTAAAATGAAAGATAGTATTGACAGGGGCGAGTTTGCTGTTGGTTTTAGTTTGGTTCCTATCAATATTAATGAAATAAAGTCCATTGCCGATGCTGGATTGGTTATGCCGCCAAAAAGCACCTATATTGAACCAAAGTTAAGAAGTGGGCTTGCAATTTATGAGCTATAA
- a CDS encoding exonuclease domain-containing protein produces MYAILDIESTGGKYNEEGIMEIAIHRFDGHKVVDTFIGLINPEREIQPFVVKLTGINNKMLRSAPKFHEVAKRIVEITEDAIIVAHNAQFDYRILRTEFRRLGYDFQRKTLCTVDLSKKLLPDEESHSLGKLVRSLGIPLSDRHRANGDALATLKLFKLLLGKDSEKIIIKEVIREESQGELSPTQLDIVSDLPSETGVYYMHDKDGEIIFLGKTKDIKKRVNQHFTNVSQLARKLQKETKKVTYEQTGNELVAILKEYQELKKINPKHNTITKKKLFSHVINFSKNGAPHISVDIVKSRFQKDQRIGFNGVPSAKSFLNKISEEFELCPTSLGLDIICSHSENGCADSCMTIGDALDYNQKLNSAFSKYSILGKSIALVDAGREVGERSFILIKNGALQGFGYVELNHQINNIHILESILTPMSSDENTSFIIESYLRKNKKFKVLELTPAL; encoded by the coding sequence ATGTACGCCATACTCGATATTGAAAGCACAGGGGGGAAATACAATGAAGAAGGCATCATGGAAATTGCAATCCACAGGTTTGACGGACATAAAGTGGTGGATACGTTTATTGGTTTGATAAATCCTGAAAGGGAAATTCAACCCTTTGTGGTAAAACTCACGGGAATCAATAACAAAATGCTACGGTCGGCACCTAAATTTCACGAAGTGGCAAAACGTATTGTAGAAATTACGGAAGATGCCATTATTGTAGCACATAATGCCCAGTTTGATTATAGAATACTTCGAACTGAATTTAGAAGACTGGGCTATGATTTTCAACGAAAAACCCTCTGTACGGTAGATTTGTCCAAAAAATTGCTTCCCGATGAAGAGTCCCACAGTTTAGGAAAGCTTGTTCGCTCATTGGGCATTCCCTTGAGTGACCGCCATAGGGCTAATGGAGATGCGTTGGCCACACTAAAACTTTTCAAATTATTGTTGGGCAAAGATTCCGAAAAGATCATCATTAAAGAAGTTATCCGTGAAGAATCCCAAGGAGAATTGTCTCCTACGCAGTTAGACATTGTTTCCGACCTTCCATCCGAAACAGGCGTTTACTACATGCATGACAAAGATGGTGAGATTATCTTTTTAGGTAAGACAAAAGACATAAAAAAAAGAGTGAACCAGCACTTTACCAATGTAAGTCAGCTTGCCAGAAAACTTCAAAAAGAAACCAAAAAAGTAACCTATGAGCAAACTGGCAATGAACTGGTAGCCATTTTAAAGGAATATCAAGAACTAAAGAAAATAAATCCCAAACACAATACCATTACCAAAAAAAAACTTTTTTCACACGTTATCAATTTTTCAAAAAATGGTGCGCCCCACATTTCGGTTGATATTGTAAAAAGTAGATTTCAGAAAGATCAAAGAATTGGATTCAATGGCGTTCCATCTGCAAAAAGTTTTCTAAACAAAATAAGCGAGGAATTTGAGCTTTGCCCAACATCATTGGGCTTGGATATCATTTGTTCTCATTCTGAGAATGGGTGTGCGGATAGCTGTATGACCATCGGGGATGCATTAGATTATAATCAAAAACTAAACTCCGCTTTTAGCAAATACAGTATTCTTGGGAAAAGTATCGCCCTTGTAGATGCAGGTCGAGAAGTTGGTGAACGCAGTTTTATCTTAATCAAAAATGGTGCTTTACAAGGTTTTGGTTATGTTGAGTTAAACCATCAAATAAATAATATTCATATATTGGAATCGATTTTGACGCCAATGTCAAGCGACGAAAACACTTCATTCATTATTGAGTCCTATTTAAGAAAAAATAAAAAATTCAAGGTTTTAGAATTAACACCTGCCCTTTGA
- a CDS encoding TetR/AcrR family transcriptional regulator — protein sequence MSKKAERTTAYIIETVAPLFNKFGYVGTSMSDLTEATGLTKGAIYGNFENKEALALSAFEYNRNQLLTTIDEKLGVEGNAMDKLFSLLRFYKQYDVFTLPFGGCPILKVGVDAQHNNSLLSAAAKETIKEMEGKIALVLENGVNQSEIHLPVPPLQFAKQLFTMLQGAVAMFTMTQDRKYLMNTVAYLEQLVQKEIKK from the coding sequence ATGAGTAAAAAAGCAGAAAGAACCACAGCTTATATTATTGAAACCGTTGCGCCACTGTTTAATAAGTTTGGCTATGTAGGTACAAGTATGAGTGACCTTACTGAGGCGACCGGACTTACTAAGGGTGCCATCTATGGAAATTTTGAAAATAAAGAAGCACTTGCCCTATCTGCATTTGAATACAACCGAAACCAATTATTGACCACTATTGATGAAAAATTGGGAGTAGAAGGAAATGCAATGGACAAACTCTTCTCATTGCTACGTTTCTACAAACAGTATGATGTGTTTACTCTCCCGTTTGGAGGTTGTCCAATTTTAAAAGTTGGTGTCGATGCGCAACATAACAACAGCTTGCTATCAGCAGCTGCCAAGGAAACCATTAAGGAAATGGAGGGTAAAATTGCCTTAGTGTTAGAAAATGGTGTAAATCAAAGCGAAATTCATTTACCAGTACCTCCATTGCAGTTTGCCAAACAATTGTTTACAATGCTTCAAGGAGCGGTAGCCATGTTTACAATGACCCAAGATCGAAAATACCTAATGAATACGGTTGCATATCTAGAGCAATTGGTTCAGAAGGAGATTAAAAAATAG
- a CDS encoding protein-L-isoaspartate(D-aspartate) O-methyltransferase encodes MKDTLKHNGMRNKLADVLSAKGITDTKVLDAIKNIPRHLFLDSGFEDHAYQDKAFPIGAEQTISQPYTVAFQTELLKIKPNDTILEIGTGSGYQTAVLLHLRAKVFTIERQRELFKKTKLFFTKMNYRPKKVIFGDGYKGLPQQAPFDGIIVTAGAPEVPKPLMSQLKVGGRLVIPVGVEEQVMTLFTRKSEKEFEKQELGSFRFVPLLENKN; translated from the coding sequence ATGAAAGATACATTAAAGCATAATGGTATGCGTAATAAACTAGCGGATGTTTTATCTGCTAAGGGAATAACGGATACAAAGGTTTTGGATGCTATTAAGAATATTCCTCGACATTTGTTTTTGGATAGCGGTTTTGAAGACCATGCATATCAGGATAAGGCTTTTCCCATTGGTGCGGAACAAACTATTTCCCAACCGTATACCGTTGCTTTTCAAACTGAGTTGTTAAAGATAAAACCAAACGATACTATTCTTGAAATAGGCACGGGCAGTGGATATCAAACAGCGGTATTGCTGCACCTAAGGGCAAAAGTATTTACCATTGAGAGACAGCGGGAACTCTTTAAAAAGACCAAATTGTTTTTTACTAAAATGAACTATCGCCCAAAAAAAGTAATTTTTGGTGATGGTTACAAAGGTTTGCCCCAGCAGGCTCCTTTTGATGGAATTATTGTAACCGCTGGGGCTCCGGAAGTTCCAAAGCCGTTAATGTCTCAGTTGAAGGTGGGAGGTCGTTTGGTGATTCCAGTAGGAGTGGAGGAACAGGTAATGACTCTTTTTACAAGAAAATCTGAAAAGGAATTTGAAAAACAAGAATTAGGCTCTTTTCGGTTTGTTCCGCTGCTTGAAAACAAAAACTAA
- the smpB gene encoding SsrA-binding protein SmpB: MQKNINIKNRRARFDYEILDTYTAGIVLGGTEIKSIRLGKASLSQSFCEFNPSGELFVINMQVDEYSHGGHYNHKPKAERKLLLNKKELKKLRKEVTTSGLTIIPLNLFINERGLAKINIGLAKGKKLYDKRETIKDRDNKRDLSRIKKSFNE, from the coding sequence ATGCAGAAGAATATCAACATAAAAAACAGACGGGCCAGATTCGATTATGAGATTTTGGATACCTATACTGCTGGTATTGTTTTAGGGGGTACCGAAATAAAATCTATTCGTTTGGGCAAGGCATCACTTTCTCAAAGTTTCTGTGAATTCAATCCTAGTGGAGAGCTTTTCGTAATAAACATGCAGGTTGATGAATACAGTCATGGGGGCCACTATAACCACAAACCCAAAGCAGAGCGTAAATTACTCTTAAATAAGAAAGAGTTGAAAAAACTGCGTAAAGAAGTCACAACCTCCGGGCTCACCATAATTCCGCTTAATCTTTTTATCAATGAAAGAGGTCTGGCCAAAATAAACATTGGATTGGCCAAGGGTAAAAAACTGTACGACAAACGCGAAACGATAAAGGATAGGGACAATAAGCGTGACCTATCAAGAATTAAGAAAAGTTTTAACGAGTAA
- a CDS encoding SMI1/KNR4 family protein, translated as MKALIFKNSSYFPQIENQQNLPILHENLQQFEEIYQIKFPMEYREFLLNVANGGIGPGNGIFPLERALQYSTNLHLPWLNPTKYNDLFKYYSSMDEGESFDKRMNLILNRIESPELDLYNRRENGILYIADGGCGTNIFLVVSGTKRGQIWIDLNVTEEGYSFIADDFLSWYEKWLDRKIKNIKGKHEVIKRRNS; from the coding sequence ATGAAAGCCTTAATTTTCAAAAACTCATCATACTTTCCTCAGATAGAAAATCAACAAAACCTTCCCATACTTCATGAAAATCTTCAACAGTTTGAAGAAATCTACCAAATCAAATTTCCAATGGAATATCGGGAATTCCTACTAAATGTAGCTAATGGCGGGATTGGACCAGGAAATGGCATATTTCCTTTAGAAAGAGCTTTGCAATACAGCACTAATCTACATTTACCATGGTTAAATCCAACAAAGTACAACGATTTGTTCAAATATTATAGCAGTATGGATGAAGGAGAATCGTTTGACAAGAGAATGAATTTAATACTTAATCGTATAGAATCACCAGAATTGGACTTATACAATAGAAGGGAGAATGGCATCCTTTACATTGCTGATGGAGGTTGTGGAACCAATATTTTTTTGGTTGTCAGTGGCACAAAAAGAGGCCAAATATGGATAGATCTTAACGTAACCGAGGAGGGCTACTCTTTTATTGCTGATGATTTTCTTAGTTGGTATGAAAAATGGCTAGACAGAAAGATTAAAAATATTAAAGGGAAACATGAGGTAATTAAAAGAAGGAATAGCTAA
- a CDS encoding YggS family pyridoxal phosphate-dependent enzyme produces the protein MSIKDKLNIIINKLPKEVSLVAVSKTKPNDAILEAYEAGQRIFGENKIQEMTQKWEALPKDIEWHMIGHVQRNKVKYMAEYVSLIHGVDSFRLLKEIDKQAKKHNRVIPCLLQMHIAEEETKFGLDSSELNHIVSSEEFEALKNIKVIGLMGMATFTDNTSQVRKEFANLKSMFDGLKNSLSDISVLSMGMSGDYSLAIEEGSTMVRIGSSIFGARNYS, from the coding sequence ATGTCGATAAAGGACAAACTTAATATCATAATAAACAAACTTCCAAAAGAGGTGTCTCTTGTTGCTGTATCCAAGACCAAACCCAACGATGCTATTTTAGAAGCTTATGAAGCGGGACAACGCATTTTTGGAGAAAACAAAATACAAGAAATGACCCAGAAGTGGGAAGCATTGCCAAAAGATATTGAATGGCATATGATAGGTCATGTTCAGAGAAACAAGGTCAAGTACATGGCTGAATATGTTTCGCTTATTCACGGAGTGGACAGTTTTAGGTTGCTTAAAGAAATTGACAAACAAGCAAAAAAACACAATCGTGTAATACCATGCTTGCTGCAAATGCATATTGCCGAAGAAGAGACCAAATTTGGATTGGACAGCTCAGAGTTGAACCATATTGTAAGCTCTGAAGAATTTGAAGCCCTTAAGAACATCAAGGTTATAGGTTTGATGGGAATGGCAACGTTCACTGATAATACGTCACAGGTAAGAAAAGAATTTGCCAATCTAAAATCCATGTTCGATGGCTTAAAAAACAGTCTCTCGGACATCTCTGTTTTGTCCATGGGCATGAGTGGGGATTATTCACTTGCCATTGAAGAAGGCAGTACTATGGTGCGGATTGGAAGTAGTATATTTGGAGCTCGCAACTATTCATAA
- a CDS encoding ion transporter — MKEQKIHSGWKNTLHEIIYEADTPLGKFFDIVLFVLIILSVILVMLESVKEVDQNFHKILLTLEWVVTIFFTLEYIARLISIKKPWKYVFSFYGIIDLVSTIPLYLSYIFAGSQVLLAVRAFRLLRIFRILKLVKFMGEASQLKAALKASRAKIAVFIYVVMILSVIMGTIMYLIESNEAGFTSIPRSIYWTIVTLTTVGYGDIAPQTNLGQFLATIIMVLGYGIIAVPTGIVTVEFSRHKNGDKTKSVVHTNTQACPSCASEGHRDDASNCYNCGELL, encoded by the coding sequence TTGAAAGAACAAAAAATACATTCTGGATGGAAAAACACGCTGCATGAAATTATTTATGAAGCAGACACACCCTTAGGTAAATTCTTTGACATTGTCCTTTTTGTACTCATCATCCTAAGTGTAATCCTAGTAATGCTGGAAAGCGTCAAAGAAGTTGACCAGAATTTCCATAAAATTTTATTGACTTTGGAATGGGTGGTTACCATTTTCTTTACCCTTGAATATATAGCTAGACTTATAAGCATAAAGAAACCATGGAAATATGTTTTCAGCTTTTATGGAATTATTGATCTTGTTTCCACCATTCCCTTATACCTCTCTTACATTTTTGCCGGTTCACAGGTATTACTAGCGGTAAGGGCATTCAGACTACTGCGCATCTTTAGAATACTTAAGCTCGTTAAGTTTATGGGGGAGGCATCACAACTAAAGGCTGCCTTAAAAGCAAGCAGGGCCAAAATAGCTGTTTTTATCTATGTTGTTATGATTCTTTCAGTGATTATGGGAACAATTATGTATTTAATTGAAAGTAATGAAGCTGGGTTTACCAGTATTCCCAGAAGCATTTATTGGACCATTGTTACGCTAACCACTGTTGGCTATGGTGATATTGCACCACAAACCAACTTAGGGCAATTCTTAGCCACTATTATTATGGTTTTGGGTTACGGCATTATAGCAGTACCAACCGGTATTGTCACCGTCGAATTCTCACGGCATAAAAATGGAGACAAGACTAAAAGTGTTGTGCACACCAATACACAGGCATGTCCCAGTTGCGCTTCAGAAGGTCATCGTGATGATGCTTCCAACTGCTATAATTGTGGCGAACTCTTATGA
- a CDS encoding DUF6503 family protein translates to MNRFFVGTFLLLCLACKEKPKMNITAQEIVDKSIEDSGGVRYTNHGTSFLFRNRKYISESFRGRKVLKRISFFDSTIVTDIKTNASFERYMNDTLVNLSDSIANRYANSVNSVHYFAKLPFGLNDKAVHKELLGEETIKGKNYYKIKITFDENGGGDDFDDVYLYWFNKQTFKAEYLAYDFHVNGGGQRFREAYNERYVNGIRFVDYYNFKPKNKKTSIFEIAKLFEKGELELLSKIELSEIKVVEN, encoded by the coding sequence ATGAATCGCTTTTTTGTTGGAACCTTTTTGCTTTTATGCCTTGCCTGCAAGGAGAAGCCCAAAATGAATATTACGGCCCAGGAAATTGTGGATAAATCAATAGAGGACAGTGGGGGAGTACGTTACACCAATCATGGAACATCTTTTCTTTTTAGAAATAGAAAGTACATTTCTGAAAGTTTTAGAGGAAGGAAAGTATTAAAACGAATCTCTTTTTTTGATTCCACTATTGTTACTGACATAAAAACCAACGCCAGTTTTGAACGATATATGAATGACACGCTTGTAAATCTATCAGACTCCATTGCAAATAGATATGCCAATTCTGTTAACTCAGTACATTATTTTGCAAAACTTCCTTTTGGTCTAAATGATAAAGCTGTACATAAAGAACTTTTAGGAGAGGAGACCATAAAAGGGAAAAATTATTACAAGATCAAGATTACCTTTGACGAAAATGGAGGAGGGGATGATTTTGACGATGTTTATCTGTATTGGTTCAATAAACAAACATTTAAGGCCGAGTATTTGGCCTATGATTTTCACGTGAATGGTGGTGGCCAACGTTTTAGAGAGGCTTATAACGAACGCTATGTAAATGGAATTCGTTTTGTTGACTATTATAACTTCAAACCAAAAAACAAAAAGACTTCAATTTTTGAAATTGCCAAATTATTTGAAAAAGGGGAATTGGAACTTCTATCCAAGATTGAACTTTCAGAAATAAAAGTAGTGGAGAACTAA
- a CDS encoding histidine phosphatase family protein, with protein sequence MRKFFSSILILTMSLILTLGCNEDKKEEKLEPVISTFYFIRHAEKDRTDPENKDPELNQDGLGRAIRWAEVFDPIFLDAIYSTNYERTSMTAAPTAVKKDIDVSYYDPTSLDIEAFKNDHEGLNVLVVGHSNTTPQLVNKILGLEKYDSMDDDDNSSLFIVRFIDGVATDIRLNMD encoded by the coding sequence ATGCGTAAGTTCTTTTCAAGTATTCTCATTTTGACAATGAGCCTGATTCTTACTTTAGGGTGTAACGAGGACAAAAAAGAAGAAAAACTAGAGCCGGTCATTTCAACATTCTACTTTATCCGACATGCTGAGAAAGACAGAACTGACCCTGAAAACAAGGATCCAGAATTAAATCAAGATGGTTTGGGAAGAGCTATTCGCTGGGCTGAAGTTTTTGACCCTATTTTTCTAGATGCAATTTATTCTACAAACTATGAGCGTACTTCTATGACCGCTGCACCTACTGCCGTAAAAAAAGATATTGACGTATCATATTACGATCCAACATCATTAGATATTGAAGCTTTTAAAAATGACCATGAAGGTCTCAATGTTTTAGTGGTAGGGCATAGCAATACAACTCCGCAGTTGGTTAATAAAATACTAGGTCTTGAAAAGTATGATTCTATGGATGATGATGATAACAGCAGTCTTTTTATCGTAAGATTCATAGACGGAGTTGCTACCGACATTAGGCTGAACATGGATTAG